In Rhododendron vialii isolate Sample 1 chromosome 9a, ASM3025357v1, the following are encoded in one genomic region:
- the LOC131300159 gene encoding UDP-glycosyltransferase 76B1-like yields the protein MEGQKQTQKPQTNNRRLVLFPVPLQGHINPMLQLASILHSRGFSITIIHTHFNSPAKSKHPHLTFLPISDGLSPTEAPMGNIISLLTGLNSNCVAPFRDCLARLLADGPIACLITDAIWHFSQSVADGVGIPRIVLRTSSVSSFLVYAALPMLREKGYLPKQDSQLESPVPELAPLHVKDLPSITTDDSENLYKLLSNMVQQSKASSGLIWNTFSELEESALIKLSIQFPIPNFPIGPFHKSFPASSSSLLTQDRSSISWLNTQKPKSVLYVSFGSIADMGGNEFLEMAWGLANSMQPFLWVVRPGMIRGSEWLEALPSGFMEKVGNSGCIVKWAPQQEVLAHFAVGGFWTHNGWNSTLESICEGVPMICSPCFGDQLVNAKYVSDVWGIGLRFDKGVERGEVERGIRRVMLEREGEEMRARFLCLKEKVHACLKEGGSSYQYLEQLITHILSFQ from the exons ATGGAGGGGCAAAAACAAACTCAGAAGCCTCAAACCAACAACCGCCGTTTAGTACTGTTTCCAGTCCCTTTACAAGGCCACATAAACCCCATGCTTCAACTAGCCAGCATCCTCCACTCCAGAGGCTTTTCCATCACGATCATCCACACTCACTTCAACTCCCCCGCCAAATCCAAGCACCCTCACTTGACCTTCCTCCCCATCTCCGACGGGCTTTCGCCCACCGAGGCCCCGATGGGAAATATCATCTCTCTCCTCACTGGGCTCAACTCTAACTGTGTCGCCCCGTTTCGAGACTGTTTGGCTAGATTACTAGCAGATGGGCCGATTGCTTGCTTGATAACTGATGCTATTTGGCACTTTTCGCAATCGGTTGCTGATGGGGTTGGGATTCCGAGGATTGTTTTGAGGACTAGTAGtgtttcttcttttctggtTTACGCTGCCTTGCCCATGCTGCGGGAAAAGGGTTATCTCCCCAAACAAG ATTCCCAACTAGAATCACCAGTGCCAGAGTTAGCACCACTCCATGTCAAAGACCTTCCCTCAATCACAACAGACGACTCCGAAAACTTATACAAGCTACTCAGCAACATGGTGCAACAATCCAAGGCCTCCTCAGGCCtaatttggaacactttttcAGAACTCGAAGAATCTGCATTGATCAAATTAAGCATACAATTCCCCATCCCAAATTTTCCAATCGGCCCATTTCACAAGTCCTTTCCTGCCTCGTCAAGTAGTCTACTAACCCAAGATAGGAGTTCCATATCCTGGCTAAATACCCAAAAACCGAAATCCGTGTTATACGTGAGTTTCGGAAGTATTGCTGATATGGGTGGAAACGAGTTCCTGGAAATGGCATGGGGTTTAGCCAACAGCATGCAGCCCTTTTTGTGGGTGGTTCGACCGGGAATGATCCGGGGTTCAGAGTGGCTCGAGGCGTTGCCAAGTGGGTTCATGGAGAAAGTTGGGAACAGCGGATGTATCGTCAAGTGGGCCCCGCAACAAGAAGTGCTAGCTCATTTTGCTGTAGGAGGGTTTTGGACTCATAACGGGTGGAACTCGACGTTGGAGAGTATATGCGAAGGAGTGCCGATGATATGTTCGCCTTGTTTCGGGGATCAGCTGGTGAATGCAAAGTATGTGAGTGATGTTTGGGGGATTGGGTTGAGGTTTGATAAAGGGGTGGAGAGAGGAGAAGTGGAGAGAGGGATTAGGAGAGTGATgttggagagagaaggggaggaGATGAGGGCGAGGTTTTTGTGCTTGAAGGAGAAAGTGCATGCATGTCTCAAGGAAGGGGGATCTTCATATCAGTACTTGGAACAATTAATTACTCACATTTTGTCTTTCCAGTAG
- the LOC131300157 gene encoding UDP-glycosyltransferase 76B1-like: MAEQKQTQKPQTINRRLVLFPVPLQGHINPMLQLASILHSRGFSITIIHTHFNSPAKSKHPHFTFLPVSDGLSPTGASRDDVVSFLNLLNSDCVAQFRDCLAGLLKDGPIACLITDANWHFSQSVADGVGIPRIVLRTSSVSSFLVYAALPMLREKGYLPKQDSQLESPVPELAPLHVKDLPSITTNNSENLYKLLSNMVQQSKASSGLIWNTFSELEESALIQFHEQFPIPNFPIGPFYKSFPASSSSLLAEDRRSISWLNTQKPKSVLYVSFGSIADMGGNEFLEMAWGLANSMQPFLWVVRPGMIRGSEWLEALPSGFMEKVGNNGCIVKWAPQQEVLAHFAVGGFWTHNGWNSTLESICEGVPMICSPCFGDQLVNAKYVSDVWGIGLRFDKGVERGEVERGIWRVMLEREGEEMRARILCLKEKVDACLKEGGSSYQYLEQLITHILSFQ, translated from the exons ATGGCGGAACAAAAACAAACCCAGAAGCCTCAAACCATCAACCGCCGTTTAGTACTGTTTCCAGTCCCTTTACAAGGCCACATAAACCCCATGCTTCAACTAGCCAGCATCCTCCACTCCAGAGGCTTTTCCATCACGATCATCCACACTCACTTCAACTCCCCCGCCAAATCCAAGCACCCTCACTTCACCTTCCTCCCCGTCTCCGACGGGCTTTCGCCAACCGGGGCCTCGCGGGACGACGTTGTCTCTTTCCTCAATCTGCTCAACTCCGACTGTGTCGCCCAGTTTCGGGACTGTTTGGCTGGATTATTAAAAGATGGCCCGATTGCTTGCTTGATAACTGATGCTAATTGGCACTTTTCGCAATCGGTTGCTGATGGGGTTGGGATTCCGAGGATTGTTTTGAGGACTAGTAGtgtttcttcttttctggtTTATGCTGCCTTGCCCATGCTGCGGGAAAAGGGTTATCTCCCCAAACAAG ATTCCCAACTAGAATCACCAGTGCCAGAGTTAGCACCACTCCATGTCAAAGACCTTCCCTCAATCACAACAAACAACTCCGAAAACTTATACAAGCTACTCAGCAACATGGTGCAACAATCCAAGGCCTCCTCAGGCCtaatttggaacactttttcGGAACTTGAAGAATCTGCACTGATCCAATTCCACGAACAATTCCCCATCCCAAATTTTCCAATCGGTCCATTTTACAAGTCCTTTCCTGCCTCGTCAAGTAGCCTACTAGCCGAAGATAGGAGATCCATATCCTGGCTAAATACCCAAAAACCGAAATCCGTGTTATACGTGAGTTTCGGAAGTATTGCTGATATGGGTGGAAATGAGTTCTTGGAAATGGCATGGGGTTTAGCCAACAGCATGCAGCCCTTTTTGTGGGTGGTTCGACCGGGAATGATCCGGGGTTCAGAGTGGCTCGAGGCGTTGCCAAGTGGGTTCATGGAGAAAGTTGGGAACAACGGATGTATCGTCAAGTGGGCCCCGCAACAAGAAGTGCTAGCTCATTTTGCTGTAGGAGGGTTTTGGACTCATAACGGGTGGAACTCGACGTTGGAGAGTATATGCGAAGGAGTGCCGATGATATGTTCGCCTTGTTTCGGGGATCAGCTGGTGAATGCAAAGTATGTGAGTGATGTTTGGGGGATAGGGTTGAGGTTTGATAAAGGGGTGGAGAGAGGAGAAGTGGAGAGAGGGATTTGGAGAGTGATgttggagagagaaggggaggaGATGAGGGCGAGGATTTTGTGCTTGAAGGAGAAAGTGGATGCATGTCTCAAGGAAGGGGGATCTTCATATCAGTACTTGGAACAATTAATTACTCACATTTTGTCTTTCCAGTAG
- the LOC131300184 gene encoding UDP-glycosyltransferase 76B1-like, which produces MENQEKTQMPRTNINRRLVLFPVPLQGHINPMLQLASILHSQGFSITVIHTHFNSPAKSKHPHFTFLPISDGLSPAEASTEDVVSLLTLLNSNCVAPFRDALSGLLAEGPIACLITDAMWHFSQSVSDGFGIPRIVLRTSSVSCFLAFAAFPILRKKGYLPKQGVDSLSSVFSLSVSSFELPLSFSLKLISNLGMVLCIGVHSIVLHPFKLSNRASDGSDIISAMNGSRSLVVKIRSEPSNARFDG; this is translated from the coding sequence ATGGAGAAccaagaaaaaacccaaatgcCTCGAACCAACATTAACCGCCGTCTAGTACTCTTTCCAGTCCCTTTACAAGGCCACATAAACCCCATGCTTCAACTTGCCAGCATCCTCCACTCCCAAGGCTTTTCCATCACAGTCATCCACACCCACTTCAACTCCCCCGCCAAATCCAAACACCCTCACTTCACCTTCCTCCCCATCTCCGACGGGCTCTCGCCAGCCGAGGCTTCGACGGAGGACGTCGTCTCTCTCCTCACGCTGCTCAACTCCAACTGCGTCGCCCCGTTTCGGGACGCTTTGAGTGGATTACTAGCAGAGGGGCCGATTGCTTGCTTGATAACGGACGCTATGTGGCACTTTTCGCAGTCGGTTTCGGATGGGTTTGGGATACCCAGGATTGTTTTGAGGACTAGCAGTGTTTCTTGTTTTCTGGCTTTTGCTGCCTTTCCAATACTGCGGAAAAAGGGTTATCTCCCCAAACAAGGTGTGGATTCACTCAGCTctgttttttctctctctgtctctagcTTCGAATTACCtttgtcattttcccttaagtTGATATCGAATTTGGGGATGGTATTGTGCATCGGTGTGCACAGTATCGTGTTGCACCCTTTCAAGCTGTCAAATCGTGCATCCGATGGCTCGGATAttatctcggcaatgaacggctctcgatcgttggttgtcaAGATAAGATCCGAACCGTCGAATGCACGATTCGACGGCTGA
- the LOC131300191 gene encoding 17.3 kDa class I heat shock protein-like, whose translation MSLIPSFFGNRRTNVFDPFSLDIWDPFQDFPFPTATTTTALSVPRSEFAADTAAFANTHIDWKETPEAHVFKADLPGLKKEEVKVEVEEGRVLQISGERNKEKEAKNDTWHRVERSSGKFLRRFRLPENAKVDQVKANMENGVLTVTVPKEEIKKPDVKAIDISG comes from the coding sequence ATGTCGCTTATTCCGAGCTTCTTCGGCAACCGACGCACCAACGTTTTCGACCCGTTCTCTCTTGACATATGGGACCCATTCCAGGATTTCCCTTTccccaccgccaccaccaccactgccctCTCCGTCCCACGCTCTGAATTTGCCGCCGACACAGCGGCGTTCGCTAACACCCATATCGATTGGAAGGAGACCCCAGAGGCCCATGTGTTCAAAGCGGACCTTCCGGGGCTGAAGAAGGAGGAGGtgaaggtggaggtggaggaagGCAGGGTGTTGCAGATTAGTGGAGAGAGGAACAAAGAGAAGGAAGCTAAGAATGACACATGGCACCGCGTTGAGCGGAGCTCGGGCAAGTTCCTTCGCCGGTTCCGGCTGCCGGAGAATGCCAAGGTGGATCAGGTTAAGGCTAATATGGAGAATGGAGTTCTGACTGTGACCGTGCCTAAGGAGGAGATTAAGAAACCTGATGTCAAAGCAATTGATATATCTGGTTGA